GGCGGGCAGTTTGAACCATACTCTTTATTTATTCAGAGTATCCCGTTTAACTTTTTCGCAATTACAATTATCTTAGTAGGGATTTACTTAAGCTTCTTTCACAAATCACACACTGATGCACCGACCCAAATTGAGGGAGATCCTGAAGAGGACTGGCATGAGTGTCATCCAGCAGTTTCAAAGGAACTTCCGACGAAACCATGGAATTTAATCGTACCAATCATTCTTGTCATTGGGTTAACGTTATTTTTGACATGGTGGGACGGCGCAGTGAAAGGATTCACTTTTTTTGAAGCGTTTATTAATGCCAATGTCCTGCAAGCGATGGTTGTGGCATTACTAATAACTGTGTTTTTCACACTGGCATTTTATCTTTTTCAAAAATTTACGTTATCAGGGCTAATAAATAGTTTTATTTCTGGTGGAAATGATTTAATGTCAGTCATCGTGCTACTCTCAGTGGTTTGGGGTCTGTCATCCGTAACGGATGATTTAGGGTTTACCGGGTTTGTGACTGCACACACCAATTGGATCCCAACAAACTTTATTACACCGTTAATGTTTGCTTTTGGCGCGCTCATTTCGTATTTTATCGGCTCGGCATGGGGAACCTGGGGGATTTTAATGCCACTGGGGATCTCGCTTTCAATTGCTGGTGATGTATCGTTGCCACTCATTATTGGTGCAGTTTTTGCCAGCGGTTCTTTTGGCGCATTTGCATCACCTTTAAGTGATGATACAAATACGATCGCGAAGATTTTAGGATTATCAGTCATGGATTATGCCCGATTTAAGTTAAAGCCAGCACTGATAGCAGCTGGAATTACCGTAATTTTGTATACAGGTGTATCGTTCTTAATGTAAAATCGGCCGATTGGGCCGATTTTTTTGTTATGGTACGGATTTTTCGAAAAGGGGAGGGGACAAATAGTAGTATAATTTTTATTTACGGTCCAAACTAGGTAGTTTATGGTCCAAAATTGAAATTTACGATCCAAACTAGATGATTTATGATCCAAAATTGAAATTTACAGTCCAAACCTCCACGTTCAGCTAAAATACCCTATTTTTCCCAAGTCAACACAATAAATAGTTAGAATATTCATTGACTTCACATTACGAAGCGCTTACAATTATAGTAGACTTTTAGATACTTTAGACGATGAGAGAGTTGTTACGTATGACAACATTTAGTAAAGATCGCCAGATTGGGCGATTAGCAATCATGCTTTTACTTAGTGAGCACGACCAGGCTGAGCAGCAAAAAATGATTAGTGATTTAGGCTGGCTGGGCTGTACGGGTAAAGTTGGTTCAATGGATACCAACAAAGTTGTTGCCGCAATTGAAACCGCAGCAAAGAAAAACGGTGTCATCAAGAGCGATGTCTATCGCGAGTCTCATGCTTTGTACCATGCCATCATGGAAGCACTTAGTGGTGTCACGAGAGGGCAGGTGCAAATCGGCTCTGTACTAAGAACCGTAGGCTTAAGTTTTTCCATTCTTCGTGGCAATCCTTATGAGAGTGAGGCGGAAGGAGACTGGCTTGCTGTCTGTCTTTATGGAACAATTGGTGCTCCGGTTAAAGGGTCCGAACATGAAACAATAGGTTTAGGTATCAACCATATATAATGCCCATAGTAAATTAGTTATTTAGGGGGCTATATCAGTGAAATCACCCGATTTCCTTGATATAGCCCCTTTTCTATTGTCACTTTAGTTTGATAAAGGAGAGAAGTGGATATGGTTACATTAACAGGTCAGTCGCTGACTTTTCCCGACATAAAAAAAATCCTCTTAGACGGCGAAGAAGTATCAGCTTCAAAAGAAAGTATGGAGAAGGTCATTGCTAGTCGTAAAGCGGTAGAAAAAATAGTGGAAGACGAAAAAATCGTCTACGGAATTACCACGGGTTTTGGGAAATTTAGTGATGTATATATTGATAAAGAGCATGTGGAGTCCCTACAGTTGAACCTGATTTACTCTCACGCATGTGGTGTAGGAGAGCCGTTTCCTGAGATTGTCTCACGAGCTATGGTCGTTCTAAGAGCAAATGCATTACTGAAAGGTTTCTCAGGAGTTCGCCCGATTGTCATTGAACAATTGCTGAAGATAGTGAATGCAGGGATACATCCAATCATTCCGCAACAAGGTTCCCTAGGAGCCAGCGGAGACCTTGCTCCTCTATCTCATCTTGCCCTCGTTCTAATTGGTGAAGGCGATGTATTTTACAAAGGGGAAAAAACAACGGCTATGAAGGCTTTAACAAGTGAAGGGATCTTTCCAATCACGTTAACTGCCAAAGAGGGGCTAGCCCTCATTAATGGGACGCAAGCGATGACAGCTATGGGTGTAGTTGCTTATCTGGAAGCAGAAAAACTAGCGCTTCAATCCGAAATTATTGCTTCACTTACAATGGAAGGCCTCCAAGGAATAATTGATGCCTTCGATGAAGATATTCACCTTGCACGTGGTTATCAAGAACAAGTCGACGTTGCCAAACGAATTCGCACTCATTTAGTAGACAGTAAGCTCACCACTAGACAAGGGGAAGTACGCGTTCAAGATGCTTATTCATTACGTTGCATTCCACAGGTTCACGGAGCTACATGGCAAACTCTAGGTTACGTAAAAGAAAAGTTAGAAATTGAAATGAATGCCGCTACAGATAACCCGCTTATTTTTGATAACGGTGAAAAGGTGATCTCGGGTGGTAACTTTCACGGCCAACCAATAGCATTTGCGATGGATTTCTTAAAAATTGCCATGGCCGAGCTTGCAAATATTTCTGAGCGCAGAATTGAAAGAATGGTTAATCCACAGTTAAATGATTTGCCACCATTTTTAAGTCCAGAACCAGGTTTGCAATCAGGGGCAATGATTATGCAATATGTAGCAGCTTCTCTTGTTTCAGAAAATAAAACGTTGGCACATCCAGCGAGTGTTGACTCAATCCCATCTTCAGCAAATCAAGAAGACCATGTTAGTATGGGGACTATTGGTTCTAGACACGCCTATCAAATTATCACAAATGTTCGTCGTGTTCTTGCCATTGAAGCCATTTGTGCGATGCAGGCTTGTGACATTCGTGGTAGAGAAAAAATGGCGACGACAACACGTGAATTTTTAGATGAAGGCCGAAAAGTAGTGCCAATCATTACCGCAGATCGAATTTTTTCAAAAGATATTGAAGCACTGAATACATGGTTGAAAGAAAGTTGCGAGATTGAACATTACCAATATATAAGGGGCGAAAAAATATGACTGAGACAAAAAAACGAGTAGTAAGAGCAAATCGTGGATTAGAGCTTCAATGTAAGGGTTGGGAACAGGAAGCCGTGCTTAGAATGCTTTGTAACAATCTTGATCCAGAAGTAGCAGAAAAACCAGAGGATTTAATTGTTTATGGTGGCATAGGGAAGGCTGCACGGAACTGGGAGTCATTTGATACGATCGTTCAACAGTTAAAAACACTAGAAGCTGATGAAACGTTGCTGATCCAATCAGGCAAACCAGTTGGGCGCTTCCGTACTCATGAGCACGCACCGAGAGTGTTACTTTCTAATTCAGTACTAGTCCCAAAATGGGCGAATTGGGAGCACTTCAACCACCTCGAAAAACAAGGGCTAATGATGTACGGGCAAATGACAGCTGGAAGCTGGATTTACATTGGAACGCAAGGGATATTACAAGGTACTTACGAAACGTTCGCAGCAATTGCTAAAAAGCATTTTAATAACACATTAAGAGGAACAGTAACGCTAACTGCAGGTCTTGGCGGAATGGGGGGTGCTCAACCTCTAGCGGTTACGATGAATGATGGAGTCGTTCTAACAGTCGATGTAGACGCAGAGCGAATTCAAAAACGAATCGAGACAAGATATTGTGACCGGATGACGCATTCGTTAGACGAAGCATTAGAGTGGGTACTGGCTGCGAAAAAAGATGGAACACCACTTTCAATTGGACTCGTTGGAAATGCCGCTGAGGTTCATCATGAGATTTTAGCTCGTGGAGTCGAGATTGATATAGTTACAGACCAAACGTCAGCTCATGATCCGCTAAATGGCTATGTACCAGTAGGGTACTCACTTGATCAATCCAACGAATTACGTAAAGAAAATCCAGAACTGTATGTTCAACTTGCGAACCAAAGCATGAAAAAGCATGTTGAAGCTATGCTTGAGTTCCAACAACGCGGTTCAATTGTTTTTGATTATGGAAATAACATTCGTCAAGTAGCCAAAGATGAAGGCTTAGAGAATGCTTTTGATTTTCCTGGATTTGTTCCAGCCTACATTCGTCCACTGTTCTGCGAAGGAAAAGGACCGTTTCGTTGGGTAGCACTCTCAGGTGATCCAGAAGATATTTACCGTACAGATCGCTTAATTAAAGAGTTGTTCCCAGAGAATGAGGCGCTTTGTCGTTGGATCGATATGGCTCAAGAAAGGGTAGCTTTCCAAGGCTTGCCTTCACGTATATGCTGGTTAGGTTATGGTGAGCGGGTGAAAATGGGCCTTGCGATGAATGAATTAGTTCGTACAGGTGAGCTCAAAGCGCCGATTGTCATTGGACGTGATCACCTTGATTGCGGTTCAGTAGCGTCACCTAATCGTGAAACAGAAGCGATGCTTGATGGAAGTGATGCAGTAGGGGATTGGGCAATATTGAATGCATTAGTCAACACATCTGCTGGTGCAAGCTGGGTATCTGTACACCACGGTGGTGGTGTTGGTATGGGTTATTCTTTACATGCTGGAATGGTTGTTGTCGCAGATGGGACTGATCGAGCGAGAGATCGTCTTGAGCGAGTCTTAAACACAGATCCAGGAATGGGTGTTATACGCCATGCGGATGCAGGATATGAGCTTGCTAAAGAGGTAGCGAAAGAGAAAAATATTGTGAT
The Anaerobacillus alkaliphilus DNA segment above includes these coding regions:
- a CDS encoding Na+/H+ antiporter NhaC family protein, which codes for MEASWLSIIPFLVVIPIAIYTKEVLPGLIAGLLVGCYILSPSFIGGMQTFLLYVVQALIDENNIKIVVFLYSFAGLVGMIKETGGIKGFVEKAAEKITTKKQALTITYVSTIGTFIAPTFRFVTITPIMKALLKKVPMSTKELGFVIESTATPLIVLIPVATAFVGYMVSVIQISVENVGGQFEPYSLFIQSIPFNFFAITIILVGIYLSFFHKSHTDAPTQIEGDPEEDWHECHPAVSKELPTKPWNLIVPIILVIGLTLFLTWWDGAVKGFTFFEAFINANVLQAMVVALLITVFFTLAFYLFQKFTLSGLINSFISGGNDLMSVIVLLSVVWGLSSVTDDLGFTGFVTAHTNWIPTNFITPLMFAFGALISYFIGSAWGTWGILMPLGISLSIAGDVSLPLIIGAVFASGSFGAFASPLSDDTNTIAKILGLSVMDYARFKLKPALIAAGITVILYTGVSFLM
- the hutP gene encoding hut operon transcriptional regulator HutP produces the protein MRELLRMTTFSKDRQIGRLAIMLLLSEHDQAEQQKMISDLGWLGCTGKVGSMDTNKVVAAIETAAKKNGVIKSDVYRESHALYHAIMEALSGVTRGQVQIGSVLRTVGLSFSILRGNPYESEAEGDWLAVCLYGTIGAPVKGSEHETIGLGINHI
- the hutH gene encoding histidine ammonia-lyase, producing the protein MVTLTGQSLTFPDIKKILLDGEEVSASKESMEKVIASRKAVEKIVEDEKIVYGITTGFGKFSDVYIDKEHVESLQLNLIYSHACGVGEPFPEIVSRAMVVLRANALLKGFSGVRPIVIEQLLKIVNAGIHPIIPQQGSLGASGDLAPLSHLALVLIGEGDVFYKGEKTTAMKALTSEGIFPITLTAKEGLALINGTQAMTAMGVVAYLEAEKLALQSEIIASLTMEGLQGIIDAFDEDIHLARGYQEQVDVAKRIRTHLVDSKLTTRQGEVRVQDAYSLRCIPQVHGATWQTLGYVKEKLEIEMNAATDNPLIFDNGEKVISGGNFHGQPIAFAMDFLKIAMAELANISERRIERMVNPQLNDLPPFLSPEPGLQSGAMIMQYVAASLVSENKTLAHPASVDSIPSSANQEDHVSMGTIGSRHAYQIITNVRRVLAIEAICAMQACDIRGREKMATTTREFLDEGRKVVPIITADRIFSKDIEALNTWLKESCEIEHYQYIRGEKI
- the hutU gene encoding urocanate hydratase; this encodes MTETKKRVVRANRGLELQCKGWEQEAVLRMLCNNLDPEVAEKPEDLIVYGGIGKAARNWESFDTIVQQLKTLEADETLLIQSGKPVGRFRTHEHAPRVLLSNSVLVPKWANWEHFNHLEKQGLMMYGQMTAGSWIYIGTQGILQGTYETFAAIAKKHFNNTLRGTVTLTAGLGGMGGAQPLAVTMNDGVVLTVDVDAERIQKRIETRYCDRMTHSLDEALEWVLAAKKDGTPLSIGLVGNAAEVHHEILARGVEIDIVTDQTSAHDPLNGYVPVGYSLDQSNELRKENPELYVQLANQSMKKHVEAMLEFQQRGSIVFDYGNNIRQVAKDEGLENAFDFPGFVPAYIRPLFCEGKGPFRWVALSGDPEDIYRTDRLIKELFPENEALCRWIDMAQERVAFQGLPSRICWLGYGERVKMGLAMNELVRTGELKAPIVIGRDHLDCGSVASPNRETEAMLDGSDAVGDWAILNALVNTSAGASWVSVHHGGGVGMGYSLHAGMVVVADGTDRARDRLERVLNTDPGMGVIRHADAGYELAKEVAKEKNIVIPMDGGK